aaaatgtaaatacgaATACAATAATTgcagaataattaaatatatctatgttaaACGTTTAAGGGTGCCTTTGAAGGTTTATGAAGCTAATAATGCTAGAGATGCTTTAGCAAAAGCAATTTATAGCAAATTATTCGATCATATTGTTGCTAGTATCAACAAAAGTATTCCTTTCAAAGCGTCGAGTTATTACATTGGTGTTTTGGATATTGCAGGATTTGgtaatatatagacatattcacttctgtaaaaataaattaaaaattgtatcttCAATAgcactgttttttttttttttcaccagAGTATTTCAAAGTTAATAGTTTCGAACAGTTCTGCATTAATTATTGTAACGAGAAGTTGcaacaatttttcaacgaacgaattttGAAGTATGAACAGGATCTTTATGCCAGAGAATCTTTGAATATACCTAAAATCTCCTATGTAGATAACCAGGATTGTATAGGTAAACTTTGACTGATTTGctaatttttttgatataatttctaaattttatacatatatgtctaATTTGTATCTTTTCATATTTGGTAGATCTTATTGAATCCAAAAGCAATGGTATCTTTAGAATGTTAGACGAAGAATCTAAGTTACCTACTCATAGCTTTGCACATTTTACAAGCGAAGTACATCGTGCTTGGAACGGACATTTCCGTATTACTTTACCACGAAGTTCTCGTTTAAAGGCGCACAGGGAATTAAGAGATGACGAAGGATTTGTAATCCGTCATTATGCTGGTGGTGTTTGTTATCAAAcggtaaaatattatctaaattttcTATACCTTAAATTGTTTAAGTTAAACGGTATATCCAATAAATgattatctaataatataaatatatatttatatattaaattgtttctaataaattaattatcagtCGAAGATATTTACCATATACATgtctcgagaaaaataaaaagtttttatactctttttaatttaataatttcattttaatgtaaattaattgtCTCAACGATTCTTATTTGCAGAATCAATTTATCGAGAAGAACAACGACGCTCTACATGCTTCCTTGGAAGCATTGATACAAGAaagcaataataaatttcttcgaacgCAATTTGCCAATAATTCTTcccaaaaaggaaaattaacgTTCATTAGCGTTGGTAGTAAATTTAAAACGCAATTGGGTGAACTCATGTGTAAATTAAAGAGTAACGTaagatttatgtatattttattacgataattaGACTTGCGTTTCTATTTGTATTGCTTCCTTATATGTAATCCTTATTGCAGGGcacaaattttattcgatgcaTAAAACCTAATAATGACATGGTTGCACATCAATTTGACGGGAACAGCATTTTAGGTCAATTGCGTTGTTCGGGAATGACGTCTGTATTGGAATTGATGGAACATGGTTATCCTAGTAGAGTTACCTTTCAAGAATTGTACAATATGTACAAATCTTATTTACCTCCAGAATTGGCAAAATTAGATCCAAGATTCTTTTGCGAGACTTTACTTCATAGTTTGaaattgaacaaaaaagattttagaTTCGGTATAACTCGAGTTTTCTTTAAACCTGGAAAATTTGctgaatttgataaaattatgaaatcaGATCCAGATAATTTGCAAAAGTTAGTCgctaatgtaaaaaaatggTTGCTTATATCGAGATGGAACAAAATGCAATTCTGTGCTTTATCggtaatcaaattaaaaaacaaaattatatatcgtaggtattatttaataattcttcaaaAAACAGCAAGAATGTTTATAACGAAAAAACAACATCTTCCGCGAATAAAGGGTTtagttaaaataaagaatcttCAAtcgcaattaataaaaatgcagGATATATCGAATCAATTAAAGAATCGTGATAAATGTATCGCCGATATCAATCAATTGCAAGTAGATTTAGAAAATTCTATTCGTCATATTAAAGAGGATGCCAAAATAAAAGTTGCGGAAATAGATACGATTTACACGAATTTGGTAAATCAGATGAATAAGCAAATGGCATCTTTGCAAGATACGGTGAAGCAGCAGAAAATAGCGGAGGAACAAGCACGACTGAAAAATATACAACGAGAATTAGAACttgagaagaataagaaggaggaagaagaacgtaaaaagaaagaggacgaggataatcgaaagaaaaaattggaaatcGAAGTTAGAAGAAAAGCTGAAGAACAACAGAGAAAGATGCAAGAATTTGAAGATCGCAAAGCTGTTGCAGCTATTCAGGTACGTTCTTGATTTCTGAGCGTATTAATGTTAGTTACTTCAATAATTATCAAacattaattcaatttaattcaaAGCCAATATTTACAAACAATAACATAGGCgcaattagaaaaagaagctaTCGAGGAATGTCGCTATCGTGAATTATTGGAACAAGAAAGACGAGATCACGAGTTGGCTGTACGATTAGCTCAAGAATCGAATGGACAAGTGGAAGATTCACCACCACCTGTTCGAAAGTATGTTTTGGAggttttctttaatattattactgttattattattattactattattatttccttgaGATTATCGTGATTCAATCATCAATTGCCTATCGAATGGCCTATGAATGATCTATAGAAActgtaatatttgtaaatatattacttaattagggaaatttttttttaatatttaattttatcaaaaaacaaagtaagatattattttcttgcaaATGTACAGTGGTTCGGATGTACGAGTACCATCAACGAACAACAACAGGCTTATAAGGTATCAAATATTTTGTCGTGGTAATGCACGAACTAACGGCTAACTGAgtggtttatatatatatatatacacaatacacTTGTTTCAATAGAAACTGTCTAACTGTTAACAAACAAGACactaattttttacttttacataaTACAAATATGCATGATCGGTACAACACACATACGAAATGATTCAAAGGGATACTTTTAGCtctaacaaattttaataattactacATTGCATGTATGatagaaaatacaagaaaaaaaaaatatatctctgatataaatttaatttacaccAAATAAAAAACTACTAACACCCTATGAATCATTAACATAAATTGCATGATTAATTTTACatgtaaaatttctaatacatATTTGCACAGCTTTACAGCGAAATCTCGTAGCAACACTTTTGTAGAACCCTTATCTTTTTAATCCTCCACTTAacgtacaaaatataaaaattaacaggtttttttttttttttgatattaggTCGGAACAAGTTCGTAATCACCAAGCAGCTatgatcaataaaaaatatgacttATCAAAATGGAAGTATTCTGAATTACGTGATGCTATTAATACTTCTTGCGATATTGAATTATTGGAGGTATGAGTTGCTTATCTTAATATGTTCTACTTTTTTCCTATATAAAAGatcaagaaaatgaaatattattaaaaaagtttaaagattttatatctaaaagattatatcttgaaaatgaaaaacctTTTCTCGATcttgtaaattctttttatcgtaatctatttattgttatcgcaaattattatcgtagtgaaaatataaatagattaattgCTTATGTCAGAAATTCTGAATGTACGGTGTGCGTGTTTCCATGGTAGAGATACGCGATGAAACTTTTGGAAATATACTTTTAGAGCATACGTACATTACATAtgttaaatacaaaatttaatttgtatgtacatatacatatctatgtttgattttatttttattattatatcacaaacatagtatttttatttatctatacgaAGAGTACGCCCGTTACATGTAGTataaatgtttgaaaataCTTGGTCTTAGatcattgtattattaaaattttttttatataaataggcTTGTCGTCATGAGTTTCATCGTAGATTGAAGGTATATCATGCTTGGAAAGCAAGAAAccgaaggaaaaatattatggATGAAAATGAGAGGGCTCCGAAGTCCATCATGGAAGCTGGTAAAATAATCTTCGATTtgttaatttatcgaaaaattttatattgaaaaattaaaatcatacattgaataattttagCTGCTAGGACTACGCGAACATCTATGAAGCAAACGATAGTTGATTCTTCACAAAGATATTTTCGAATTCCATTCGTTCGTCCTTCTGCTTCGAATCAACAAGATAATTCTCATACCAGTGGTAAGAGAGGTTGGTGGTATGCTCATTTTGATGGTCAATATGTTGCAAGACAAATGGAACTTCATCCAGATAAACCACCTATACTTCTTTTGGCTGGTAAGAATTTAAGATATTCTaagatttttacgatataattgatatattaatatatacagtctatgattataataaaatattttttatatattaatttatatcgatcatgttaaatgtttatatgtatacatatatgcaaacaataaatcaataatgtttcgtttttcgatattttaaagtTACGTATTTAATATGGATTTAGATTGAGACAAATTTAtcagatattttttcattgttttacaATCAtctacaatattttaaattattatatatttgcaattgtattaaatatttttaaaattattaaaaatattttaagatatagtaaatatattttgtattaataactGATCTTTATGATAAACAAATAACTCTTGcaatttttttgaattaagAACATTATGGATTCTCTTATTGTGAATGAGTtctcttattataaaatttttaagaatataatgtatataaaaaatgaaaaacaaagaattaattttatttacaggCGTCGATGATATGCAAATGTGCGAGTTGAGTCTTGAGGAGACTGGTTTGACTCGTAAACGCGGTGCAGAAATTCTAGAGCACGAATTCAATCGTGAATGGGAACGCCATGGTGGCAAGCCTTATATTTTAGCATGCGATCGTAAAAAATGAAGCGAGATTATCGCTTAAGTTATGCATGTTTCAAGTTCATTgagatattttgttaatatgcgttatgttataaaaaaaaaaggcagttttatattacaaaatgtaatatatgaaaaacCATGCCtgaaattatgtaattaatgaGATGAggttgattattaattatttaaaaaaaaaaacaatgtgttcgatataaataataatatattaataataatgaacatccgataaaaaaaaaatcaattaaatcagattttgtttttgtcagaaaagaattttgattCAGTTGTCCAGTAAACATTTTCAGTATTTGATATTTAGCATAGCGCATTATcatgagaaacgaaaaaaaattaactgcACTAAtcgtcatttatttttattatatatagattatacacatatttatatatatatgtatgtgtatgtatgtatgtatgtatgtatgtatatgtatatatatatatatatatatatatatatatatatatatatatataaagagagaaagagagagaaataagcaACACTCGTACACTTTTTGTGTTCGTGTGAACTTATgaatttatcattatcttatgtataaaatatctatttttcgaGTTTGTAGGAAAAATGGGAAGGCAGGAGACAATAAGATGTATTAGGTTGTGcaaaataaaggaaaacaaaaaaattgcgTATTCATAATTTGTTTCATTGAAATgaattaactttttctttacaagtaattacaattttttcattttttattaatcgttaaatttcTCCTAAGCATGaacaattttatcttattagtaaaaagagaactttttttaatcactttaaaataatttttagtcTCATATTTGCTGcgagatcttttttttgttaattcatatatatccGAGTTAATATTTTCCagttaaatatcatatttcttaaattttctaatataatgaaaacatttttcaccccatatagatttaaaaatgttttatatatatatatatatattaacagaTTGGATAAGGTGCTGTCCA
The Vespula pensylvanica isolate Volc-1 chromosome 4, ASM1446617v1, whole genome shotgun sequence DNA segment above includes these coding regions:
- the LOC122628768 gene encoding myosin heavy chain 95F isoform X1, translated to MENQQVWVRDPQEGFIIGKFTDMVDGDALILPFDRKYPQRTCPLDEVFPAGEYTKDVEDNCALMYLNEATLLNNIRTRYFKDRIYTYVANILISVNPYCEIKNLYSPETIKTYKGKSLGETPPHVFAIADKAFRDMKVLKQSQSIIVSGESGAGKTELTKYLLRYLCDLWGSTAGPVEQKILDANPVLEAFGNAKTKRNNNSSRFGKFMEVHFDAKCQVVGGYISHYLLEKSRVCLQSPDERNYHIFYMMCAGAPPELRLKLGITKPDDFHYLKNGSTQYFCSPESEKKLKDAQKSSEQMKQGSLSDPYLDDVEGFNEMDQERATALTRLGLSDSERMEIYTMVAAVLHLGNITFEDNPEDTKGGSRISPTSDKAVLMTATLLGVDPEELRQALVSKVMQTSRGGIKGTVIMVPLKVYEANNARDALAKAIYSKLFDHIVASINKSIPFKASSYYIGVLDIAGFEYFKVNSFEQFCINYCNEKLQQFFNERILKYEQDLYARESLNIPKISYVDNQDCIDLIESKSNGIFRMLDEESKLPTHSFAHFTSEVHRAWNGHFRITLPRSSRLKAHRELRDDEGFVIRHYAGGVCYQTNQFIEKNNDALHASLEALIQESNNKFLRTQFANNSSQKGKLTFISVGSKFKTQLGELMCKLKSNGTNFIRCIKPNNDMVAHQFDGNSILGQLRCSGMTSVLELMEHGYPSRVTFQELYNMYKSYLPPELAKLDPRFFCETLLHSLKLNKKDFRFGITRVFFKPGKFAEFDKIMKSDPDNLQKLVANVKKWLLISRWNKMQFCALSVIKLKNKIIYRRYYLIILQKTARMFITKKQHLPRIKGLVKIKNLQSQLIKMQDISNQLKNRDKCIADINQLQVDLENSIRHIKEDAKIKVAEIDTIYTNLVNQMNKQMASLQDTVKQQKIAEEQARLKNIQRELELEKNKKEEEERKKKEDEDNRKKKLEIEVRRKAEEQQRKMQEFEDRKAVAAIQAQLEKEAIEECRYRELLEQERRDHELAVRLAQESNGQVEDSPPPVRNGSDVRVPSTNNNRLIRSEQVRNHQAAMINKKYDLSKWKYSELRDAINTSCDIELLEACRHEFHRRLKVYHAWKARNRRKNIMDENERAPKSIMEAAARTTRTSMKQTIVDSSQRYFRIPFVRPSASNQQDNSHTSGKRGWWYAHFDGQYVARQMELHPDKPPILLLAGVDDMQMCELSLEETGLTRKRGAEILEHEFNREWERHGGKPYILACDRKK
- the LOC122628768 gene encoding myosin heavy chain 95F isoform X3, translating into MENQQVWVRDPQEGFIIGKFTDMVDGDALILPFDRKYPQRTCPLDEVFPAGEYTKDVEDNCALMYLNEATLLNNIRTRYFKDRIYTYVANILISVNPYCEIKNLYSPETIKTYKGKSLGETPPHVFAIADKAFRDMKVLKQSQSIIVSGESGAGKTELTKYLLRYLCDLWGSTAGPVEQKILDANPVLEAFGNAKTKRNNNSSRFGKFMEVHFDAKCQVVGGYISHYLLEKSRVCLQSPDERNYHIFYMMCAGAPPELRLKLGITKPDDFHYLKNGSTQYFCSPESEKKLKDAQKSSEQMKQGSLSDPYLDDVEGFNEMDQERATALTRLGLSDSERMEIYTMVAAVLHLGNITFEDNPEDTKGGSRISPTSDKAVLMTATLLGVDPEELRQALVSKVMQTSRGGIKGTVIMVPLKVYEANNARDALAKAIYSKLFDHIVASINKSIPFKASSYYIGVLDIAGFEYFKVNSFEQFCINYCNEKLQQFFNERILKYEQDLYARESLNIPKISYVDNQDCIDLIESKSNGIFRMLDEESKLPTHSFAHFTSEVHRAWNGHFRITLPRSSRLKAHRELRDDEGFVIRHYAGGVCYQTNQFIEKNNDALHASLEALIQESNNKFLRTQFANNSSQKGKLTFISVGSKFKTQLGELMCKLKSNGTNFIRCIKPNNDMVAHQFDGNSILGQLRCSGMTSVLELMEHGYPSRVTFQELYNMYKSYLPPELAKLDPRFFCETLLHSLKLNKKDFRFGITRVFFKPGKFAEFDKIMKSDPDNLQKLVANVKKWLLISRWNKMQFCALSVIKLKNKIIYRRYYLIILQKTARMFITKKQHLPRIKGLVKIKNLQSQLIKMQDISNQLKNRDKCIADINQLQVDLENSIRHIKEDAKIKVAEIDTIYTNLVNQMNKQMASLQDTVKQQKIAEEQARLKNIQRELELEKNKKEEEERKKKEDEDNRKKKLEIEVRRKAEEQQRKMQEFEDRKAVAAIQAQLEKEAIEECRYRELLEQERRDHELAVRLAQESNGQVEDSPPPVRKSEQVRNHQAAMINKKYDLSKWKYSELRDAINTSCDIELLEACRHEFHRRLKVYHAWKARNRRKNIMDENERAPKSIMEAAARTTRTSMKQTIVDSSQRYFRIPFVRPSASNQQDNSHTSGKRGWWYAHFDGQYVARQMELHPDKPPILLLAGVDDMQMCELSLEETGLTRKRGAEILEHEFNREWERHGGKPYILACDRKK
- the LOC122628768 gene encoding myosin heavy chain 95F isoform X2; the protein is MENQQVWVRDPQEGFIIGKFTDMVDGDALILPFDRKYPQRTCPLDEVFPAGEYTKDVEDNCALMYLNEATLLNNIRTRYFKDRIYTYVANILISVNPYCEIKNLYSPETIKTYKGKSLGETPPHVFAIADKAFRDMKVLKQSQSIIVSGESGAGKTELTKYLLRYLCDLWGSTAGPVEQKILDANPVLEAFGNAKTKRNNNSSRFGKFMEVHFDAKCQVVGGYISHYLLEKSRVCLQSPDERNYHIFYMMCAGAPPELRLKLGITKPDDFHYLKNGSTQYFCSPESEKKLKDAQKSSEQMKQGSLSDPYLDDVEGFNEMDQALTRLGLSDSERMEIYTMVAAVLHLGNITFEDNPEDTKGGSRISPTSDKAVLMTATLLGVDPEELRQALVSKVMQTSRGGIKGTVIMVPLKVYEANNARDALAKAIYSKLFDHIVASINKSIPFKASSYYIGVLDIAGFEYFKVNSFEQFCINYCNEKLQQFFNERILKYEQDLYARESLNIPKISYVDNQDCIDLIESKSNGIFRMLDEESKLPTHSFAHFTSEVHRAWNGHFRITLPRSSRLKAHRELRDDEGFVIRHYAGGVCYQTNQFIEKNNDALHASLEALIQESNNKFLRTQFANNSSQKGKLTFISVGSKFKTQLGELMCKLKSNGTNFIRCIKPNNDMVAHQFDGNSILGQLRCSGMTSVLELMEHGYPSRVTFQELYNMYKSYLPPELAKLDPRFFCETLLHSLKLNKKDFRFGITRVFFKPGKFAEFDKIMKSDPDNLQKLVANVKKWLLISRWNKMQFCALSVIKLKNKIIYRRYYLIILQKTARMFITKKQHLPRIKGLVKIKNLQSQLIKMQDISNQLKNRDKCIADINQLQVDLENSIRHIKEDAKIKVAEIDTIYTNLVNQMNKQMASLQDTVKQQKIAEEQARLKNIQRELELEKNKKEEEERKKKEDEDNRKKKLEIEVRRKAEEQQRKMQEFEDRKAVAAIQAQLEKEAIEECRYRELLEQERRDHELAVRLAQESNGQVEDSPPPVRNGSDVRVPSTNNNRLIRSEQVRNHQAAMINKKYDLSKWKYSELRDAINTSCDIELLEACRHEFHRRLKVYHAWKARNRRKNIMDENERAPKSIMEAAARTTRTSMKQTIVDSSQRYFRIPFVRPSASNQQDNSHTSGKRGWWYAHFDGQYVARQMELHPDKPPILLLAGVDDMQMCELSLEETGLTRKRGAEILEHEFNREWERHGGKPYILACDRKK
- the LOC122628768 gene encoding myosin heavy chain 95F isoform X4 is translated as MENQQVWVRDPQEGFIIGKFTDMVDGDALILPFDRKYPQRTCPLDEVFPAGEYTKDVEDNCALMYLNEATLLNNIRTRYFKDRIYTYVANILISVNPYCEIKNLYSPETIKTYKGKSLGETPPHVFAIADKAFRDMKVLKQSQSIIVSGESGAGKTELTKYLLRYLCDLWGSTAGPVEQKILDANPVLEAFGNAKTKRNNNSSRFGKFMEVHFDAKCQVVGGYISHYLLEKSRVCLQSPDERNYHIFYMMCAGAPPELRLKLGITKPDDFHYLKNGSTQYFCSPESEKKLKDAQKSSEQMKQGSLSDPYLDDVEGFNEMDQALTRLGLSDSERMEIYTMVAAVLHLGNITFEDNPEDTKGGSRISPTSDKAVLMTATLLGVDPEELRQALVSKVMQTSRGGIKGTVIMVPLKVYEANNARDALAKAIYSKLFDHIVASINKSIPFKASSYYIGVLDIAGFEYFKVNSFEQFCINYCNEKLQQFFNERILKYEQDLYARESLNIPKISYVDNQDCIDLIESKSNGIFRMLDEESKLPTHSFAHFTSEVHRAWNGHFRITLPRSSRLKAHRELRDDEGFVIRHYAGGVCYQTNQFIEKNNDALHASLEALIQESNNKFLRTQFANNSSQKGKLTFISVGSKFKTQLGELMCKLKSNGTNFIRCIKPNNDMVAHQFDGNSILGQLRCSGMTSVLELMEHGYPSRVTFQELYNMYKSYLPPELAKLDPRFFCETLLHSLKLNKKDFRFGITRVFFKPGKFAEFDKIMKSDPDNLQKLVANVKKWLLISRWNKMQFCALSVIKLKNKIIYRRYYLIILQKTARMFITKKQHLPRIKGLVKIKNLQSQLIKMQDISNQLKNRDKCIADINQLQVDLENSIRHIKEDAKIKVAEIDTIYTNLVNQMNKQMASLQDTVKQQKIAEEQARLKNIQRELELEKNKKEEEERKKKEDEDNRKKKLEIEVRRKAEEQQRKMQEFEDRKAVAAIQAQLEKEAIEECRYRELLEQERRDHELAVRLAQESNGQVEDSPPPVRKSEQVRNHQAAMINKKYDLSKWKYSELRDAINTSCDIELLEACRHEFHRRLKVYHAWKARNRRKNIMDENERAPKSIMEAAARTTRTSMKQTIVDSSQRYFRIPFVRPSASNQQDNSHTSGKRGWWYAHFDGQYVARQMELHPDKPPILLLAGVDDMQMCELSLEETGLTRKRGAEILEHEFNREWERHGGKPYILACDRKK